From the genome of Pseudomonadota bacterium, one region includes:
- a CDS encoding DUF1722 domain-containing protein produces MTHSDVVGAEPAGPASDEIRLGISACILGQEVRYNGGHKLDRFLRDTLGAFVRFVPVCPEVEIGLGVPRETLRLERSAAAEVPRLVAKRSGSDHTAAMVAFARAKARELGAAELCGFILQKGSPSCGMERVRVYGAGGVPQRQGRGLFAQVLMETLPELPVEEDGRLNDPRLRENFIERIFAYRRLRRLFQPRWTRGELVAFHSREKLLLLAHDRPSYEQLGRLVAAAKATERKALAEQYRSLFLGGLARIATTRKQTNVLQHVAGHLREVLDEAGRSELHELIEHYHRGWVPLVVPLTLIRHHVRRHALAYLAQQSYLDPHPRELMLRNHV; encoded by the coding sequence ATGACGCATTCTGACGTTGTCGGCGCTGAGCCCGCCGGTCCCGCGAGTGACGAGATTCGTCTCGGCATCTCAGCGTGCATCCTCGGTCAGGAGGTGCGCTACAACGGCGGGCATAAGCTCGACCGCTTCCTGCGCGACACGCTCGGTGCCTTCGTCCGCTTCGTGCCGGTCTGTCCCGAGGTCGAGATCGGGCTCGGGGTGCCGCGAGAGACGCTGCGCCTCGAGCGCTCCGCCGCCGCCGAGGTGCCGCGGCTGGTCGCAAAGCGCAGCGGCAGCGACCACACGGCGGCGATGGTGGCCTTTGCCCGCGCCAAGGCGCGCGAGCTCGGCGCGGCCGAGCTCTGCGGCTTCATCTTGCAGAAGGGCTCACCGAGCTGCGGCATGGAGCGCGTGCGCGTCTACGGCGCGGGCGGCGTGCCGCAGCGCCAGGGCCGCGGGCTCTTCGCGCAGGTCTTGATGGAGACGCTGCCGGAGCTTCCGGTCGAAGAGGACGGACGCCTCAACGACCCGCGCCTGCGGGAGAACTTCATCGAGCGCATCTTCGCCTACCGCCGACTGCGGCGGCTGTTCCAGCCGCGCTGGACCCGCGGCGAGCTGGTGGCCTTCCATAGCCGCGAGAAGCTGCTGCTGCTCGCCCACGATCGGCCGAGCTACGAGCAGCTCGGCCGCCTCGTCGCGGCGGCGAAGGCGACCGAGCGCAAGGCGCTGGCCGAGCAGTACCGAAGCCTCTTCCTCGGCGGCCTGGCGAGGATCGCCACGACCCGCAAGCAGACCAACGTGCTGCAGCACGTCGCCGGACATCTGCGCGAGGTGCTCGACGAGGCCGGGCGCAGCGAGCTGCATGAGCTGATCGAGCACTACCACCGCGGCTGGGTCCCGCTGGTTGTCCCGCTGACGCTGATCCGCCACCATGTGCGACGTCACGCGCTGGCCTACCTGGCGCAGCAGAGCTACCTCGACCCGCATCCGCGCGAGCTGATGCTGCGCAATCATGTTTGA
- a CDS encoding aminodeoxychorismate/anthranilate synthase component II, with the protein MPLLFVENDDSFSWNLIDLLPFAREAISVQPGLAVAGDPTRLEGMDAVVIGPGPTDPARAGIVGIVAEAARRGLPLLGVCLGHQAIGLAFGARLVRTQPCHGQPHCITFERSRLFPGCSGAHEVMRYHSLALTDLPAPLRVVAATADGIVMALEHERLPIAGLQFHPDSYASPTGRAIVAEFFKGTLGPRR; encoded by the coding sequence ATGCCTTTACTCTTCGTCGAGAATGACGATTCGTTCTCCTGGAATCTGATCGACCTGCTGCCCTTCGCACGCGAAGCGATCAGCGTGCAGCCTGGCCTCGCGGTCGCCGGCGATCCCACGCGCCTCGAGGGCATGGACGCGGTCGTGATCGGCCCGGGCCCCACCGACCCAGCGCGGGCCGGCATCGTCGGCATCGTCGCCGAGGCGGCGCGACGCGGTCTGCCGCTGCTCGGCGTCTGCCTCGGTCATCAGGCAATCGGTCTGGCCTTTGGGGCGCGGTTGGTGCGGACGCAGCCCTGCCATGGGCAGCCCCACTGCATCACCTTCGAGCGATCGCGCCTCTTCCCCGGCTGCAGCGGCGCGCACGAGGTGATGCGCTACCATTCCCTGGCCTTGACCGACCTACCCGCGCCCCTGCGGGTCGTCGCGGCGACGGCCGATGGCATCGTGATGGCGCTCGAGCATGAGCGGCTGCCGATCGCCGGCTTGCAGTTCCACCCCGATTCCTATGCGAGCCCGACCGGGCGCGCGATCGTCGCCGAGTTCTTCAAGGGCACGCTGGGGCCTCGACGATGA
- a CDS encoding chorismate-binding protein translates to MKLSQLDRYPSFALLGPGFAESSWLLLAPLFPAPRARLRDDQAPMLVFAPFETSGSAAQRWVGDAARAVDLEWDVLARPLAVTLDEGDHEAGVERIRSAIAAGDVYQVCYCRSAALAPASGAELLATLCASGLPRFAAWVRLPSGEELVSASPELLFETRDRQVHAEPMKGTAGRAADAQLSRSEKDRAELAMITDLVRNDLIPLCRPRTVQVSCARRLVALPYALQAVSDIVGELAAGVGPLEVLAGLHPGGSVTGAPKRAALALIAELEAEPRGAYCGALGLARGDRSIFSLLIRTALRRGEGWRYGVGSGVVFASDAARERDELHLKLGALGCATRG, encoded by the coding sequence ATGAAGCTGTCGCAGCTCGATCGCTACCCCTCGTTTGCGCTGCTGGGACCCGGCTTCGCTGAGAGCAGCTGGCTCCTGCTGGCGCCGCTTTTTCCCGCGCCCCGCGCCCGCCTGCGGGACGATCAAGCGCCCATGCTGGTCTTCGCCCCCTTCGAGACCTCGGGATCCGCTGCGCAGCGTTGGGTCGGTGACGCAGCGCGGGCTGTCGACCTGGAGTGGGATGTGCTGGCGCGCCCGCTGGCAGTGACGCTCGACGAGGGCGACCACGAAGCCGGCGTCGAGCGCATCCGCTCGGCCATCGCCGCGGGGGATGTCTACCAGGTCTGCTATTGCCGCAGCGCCGCGCTGGCGCCGGCCAGCGGGGCCGAGCTGCTGGCGACGCTCTGCGCCAGTGGCCTGCCGCGCTTCGCGGCCTGGGTGCGGCTGCCCTCGGGCGAGGAGCTCGTGTCGGCCTCGCCCGAGCTGCTCTTCGAGACCAGGGATCGGCAGGTGCACGCCGAGCCGATGAAGGGCACCGCGGGGCGTGCAGCGGACGCGCAGCTCAGCAGGAGTGAGAAGGACCGCGCGGAGCTGGCGATGATCACCGATCTCGTGCGCAACGACCTAATACCGCTCTGCCGTCCGCGCACCGTGCAGGTGAGCTGCGCGCGGCGCCTGGTGGCGCTGCCCTATGCGCTGCAGGCGGTGAGTGACATCGTCGGCGAGCTCGCAGCGGGCGTCGGTCCGCTCGAGGTGCTCGCCGGGCTGCACCCCGGCGGCTCGGTGACCGGCGCGCCCAAGCGCGCCGCGCTGGCGCTGATCGCCGAGCTCGAGGCGGAGCCGCGCGGGGCCTACTGCGGGGCGCTCGGGCTGGCGCGCGGCGATCGTTCGATCTTCAGCCTGTTGATCCGCACGGCCCTGCGCCGCGGCGAGGGCTGGCGCTACGGCGTGGGCAGCGGCGTGGTCTTCGCCTCCGACGCCGCCCGCGAGCGTGACGAGCTGCACCTCAAGCTTGGAGCCCTGGGATGCGCTACACGCGGCTGA
- a CDS encoding UDP-N-acetylglucosamine pyrophosphorylase, translating to MTKASKIEALRARGIIIPVPEQITIGDEVVIERLHGPDTTLFPGTQLRGEALLIGPGCTLGAEGPVMVDNCALGRNVALNGGAHTGSVYLDGVSCGPAAQVRAGCLLEEEASTAHAVGLKQTLLLPFVTLGSLINFCDVLMAGGSSRDDHSEVGSSFIHFNFTPFGPRGDKATASLIGDVPRGVMLRSARIFLGGQAGLVGPVQIDFGTVLAAGFVYRRDYGPNQLVVGEPLPTGAQPFRRERFRGIGPRVAKNLRYIGELVALWHFYEQARLPWSGDRALEHALYRAAQGVVGAAIEERLRQLKRLAEALPDSIASLAQEGGAAFAQELAVQRRFAAQWPEWSGALARATPTSMSPTTWIASAYALALASAARPRLNGRRRAS from the coding sequence ATGACCAAGGCGAGCAAGATCGAGGCGCTGCGCGCCCGCGGCATCATTATTCCGGTGCCGGAGCAGATCACCATCGGCGATGAGGTGGTGATCGAGCGCCTCCACGGCCCCGACACCACGCTCTTCCCGGGAACACAGCTGCGCGGTGAGGCGCTCTTGATCGGACCGGGCTGCACGCTCGGCGCCGAAGGCCCGGTGATGGTCGACAACTGCGCGCTCGGGCGGAACGTGGCCCTCAACGGCGGCGCGCATACGGGGTCGGTCTACCTCGATGGCGTCAGCTGCGGCCCCGCGGCGCAGGTGCGCGCAGGCTGCCTGCTGGAGGAAGAGGCCAGTACGGCGCATGCGGTCGGCCTGAAGCAGACCTTGCTGCTGCCCTTCGTCACGCTCGGCAGCCTGATCAACTTCTGCGACGTGCTGATGGCCGGCGGCAGCAGCCGCGACGATCATAGCGAGGTCGGCAGCTCGTTCATCCACTTCAACTTCACCCCCTTTGGTCCGCGCGGGGACAAGGCCACGGCCTCGCTGATCGGTGACGTGCCGCGCGGCGTGATGCTGCGCTCAGCGCGCATCTTTCTCGGTGGTCAGGCGGGGCTCGTCGGACCGGTGCAGATCGACTTCGGCACCGTGCTGGCGGCCGGCTTCGTCTATCGCCGCGATTACGGTCCGAATCAGCTCGTCGTCGGCGAGCCGCTGCCGACCGGCGCTCAGCCCTTCCGCCGCGAGCGCTTCCGCGGCATCGGGCCGCGCGTCGCCAAGAACCTGCGCTATATCGGCGAGCTCGTCGCCCTCTGGCATTTCTACGAACAGGCGCGCCTGCCCTGGTCGGGCGACAGGGCGTTGGAGCACGCGCTCTACCGCGCGGCGCAAGGCGTCGTCGGCGCGGCGATCGAGGAACGACTACGTCAGCTCAAGCGCCTGGCCGAGGCCCTGCCGGACTCCATCGCCTCGCTGGCGCAGGAAGGCGGCGCGGCCTTCGCCCAAGAGCTCGCCGTGCAGCGCCGCTTCGCCGCCCAGTGGCCCGAATGGTCGGGCGCGCTCGCGCGCGCTACGCCGACCTCGATGAGCCCGACGACCTGGATCGCCAGCGCCTATGCGCTGGCCTTGGCCTCGGCGGCGCGGCCGCGCCTCAACGGGCGGCGGCGCGCTTCTTGA
- a CDS encoding Rne/Rng family ribonuclease — protein sequence MGHILLVNADGPETRVALVENGQLIELHIERPADRRIVGNIYQGRVVRVLPGMQAAFVDIGLERAAFLYAGDVPPLGEEGEPTPEAADPGNAPPCIPIEQRLHEGEQLLVQVAKEPIGSKGARITSYLSLAGRTLVLVPTVDHVGISRRITDEGERLRLRETIGRLRPPGAGFIVRTVAEHQSEDHLRAELAFLLKLWDEVSARAKRVAAPGLVHQDLDLALRVVRDLVSAQVQRVIIDDLPTYTRLLEFVRTFMPEHETRLELYQDREPLFDAHGIEHEIDRALVRKVWLRSGGYLVIDEGEALTAIDVNTGRYVGHRSLEDTITKINLEAVKEVAAQLRLRNIGGIIIVDFIDMELESNRHQVGRALAEALSSDRAKTHALEISPLGLVEMTRQRVRESLMHQLTAPCSHCGGRGAIKTTQTVCYEVLREISRHGANLPGRSLTVSVHPEVADLLADAEQERLSQLERRFGRSLRVEARAGFHPEQFEIRVESE from the coding sequence TTGGGCCACATACTGCTCGTCAACGCCGATGGTCCCGAGACGCGCGTCGCCCTGGTCGAGAATGGCCAGCTGATCGAGCTGCACATCGAACGTCCGGCCGACCGGCGGATCGTCGGGAACATCTATCAGGGAAGGGTCGTGCGGGTCTTGCCTGGCATGCAGGCGGCCTTCGTCGACATCGGGCTCGAGCGTGCGGCCTTCCTCTACGCCGGCGACGTACCGCCGCTGGGCGAAGAGGGCGAGCCCACCCCCGAGGCCGCTGACCCTGGGAATGCGCCGCCCTGCATCCCGATCGAGCAGCGACTGCATGAGGGCGAGCAGCTGCTGGTGCAGGTGGCCAAGGAGCCGATCGGCAGCAAGGGCGCGCGGATCACGAGCTACCTGTCGCTCGCCGGACGCACGCTCGTGCTCGTGCCGACGGTCGACCACGTCGGGATCTCGCGCCGCATCACCGACGAAGGCGAGCGCCTGCGCCTGCGCGAGACGATCGGCCGTCTGCGCCCGCCGGGGGCCGGCTTCATCGTGCGCACGGTGGCCGAGCACCAGAGCGAGGACCACCTGCGCGCGGAGCTCGCCTTCCTGCTCAAGCTCTGGGACGAGGTCAGCGCGCGCGCCAAGCGGGTCGCGGCGCCGGGCCTCGTGCACCAGGATCTCGACCTCGCGCTGCGCGTGGTGCGCGACCTCGTCTCGGCTCAGGTCCAGCGCGTGATCATCGACGACCTCCCGACCTATACGCGCCTGCTCGAGTTCGTCCGCACCTTCATGCCCGAGCATGAGACGCGGCTCGAGCTCTATCAGGATCGCGAGCCCCTCTTCGATGCGCACGGCATCGAGCACGAGATCGACCGGGCCCTCGTGCGCAAGGTCTGGCTGCGATCGGGCGGCTATCTGGTGATCGACGAGGGCGAGGCCCTGACGGCGATCGACGTCAACACCGGACGCTACGTCGGACACCGTAGCCTCGAGGACACGATCACCAAGATCAACCTCGAGGCGGTGAAGGAGGTCGCCGCGCAGCTGCGCCTGCGCAACATCGGCGGCATCATCATCGTCGACTTCATCGACATGGAGCTGGAGAGCAACCGTCATCAGGTCGGGCGCGCGCTGGCCGAGGCGCTGAGCAGCGACCGCGCCAAGACCCATGCGCTCGAGATTTCGCCGCTCGGGCTGGTCGAGATGACGCGCCAGCGCGTGCGCGAGAGCCTGATGCACCAGCTCACCGCCCCCTGCTCCCATTGCGGCGGGCGGGGCGCGATCAAGACGACCCAGACGGTCTGCTATGAGGTCCTGCGCGAGATCTCACGCCACGGCGCGAACCTGCCCGGGCGCTCGCTGACGGTCTCGGTCCACCCGGAGGTCGCCGACCTGCTGGCAGACGCCGAACAGGAGCGGCTCAGTCAGCTCGAGCGCCGCTTCGGCCGCAGCTTGCGGGTCGAGGCGCGAGCGGGCTTCCACCCCGAACAGTTCGAGATCCGCGTCGAGTCCGAGTAG
- a CDS encoding serine/threonine protein kinase produces the protein MRSEVAANAILDETYRVLRCIGRGGMGTVWLAEHLRLPKQVAIKVLAGAIAGNAEAVARFRREAEIASRLAHPHIVDVLDFNALPDGTPYLVMELLRGESMRERLLRGALPLGEVIVLVQQIASALAAAHDHGVVHRDLKPENIFLTLEPSGEGQRTRAKVLDFGISKIRDSRSVVTVEGAMLGTPQYMAPEQLSGQSERIGPLADQFALAAIVLELLTGKATFSGETLAQVVYQVAYASPHALTATLSGTVPAPLTSALQRALAKDPAQRFPSIADFASALSSAALAAASAATDASAGSTPTAIGLLAAPSLPAHPVELATAPTLATAPPAPAAFASEGQRPAPKESASPGARPRSRRGLLLGVLVAVAAGAALGLLLWLRPAGPPARTAKGSAPALAPSRSRTPPGTRPTPTAAAARADGGIGSSRADGSAEAPSDAGATRRATPAPALATPARTRTRATHPAGGEATLPGDVAAELGQAQAALERDDPQQALMLARRSLLTRRTDQAFVLMTRAYCVQRNLGLALAMLRNVAPRRRPAVRAACRHAGLPLPP, from the coding sequence ATGCGCAGCGAAGTGGCGGCGAACGCGATCCTCGACGAGACCTACCGCGTCCTGCGTTGCATCGGTCGCGGCGGCATGGGCACGGTTTGGCTGGCGGAGCACTTGCGACTGCCCAAGCAGGTGGCGATCAAGGTGCTCGCTGGGGCGATTGCCGGCAACGCCGAGGCGGTGGCGCGCTTTCGCCGCGAGGCGGAGATCGCCTCGCGGCTGGCGCATCCACACATCGTCGACGTGCTGGACTTCAACGCGCTGCCGGACGGCACGCCCTATCTGGTGATGGAGCTGCTGCGCGGCGAGAGCATGCGCGAGCGGCTGCTACGGGGCGCGCTGCCCTTGGGCGAGGTGATCGTCCTCGTGCAGCAGATCGCCTCGGCGCTCGCCGCGGCCCATGACCATGGCGTCGTTCACCGCGACCTCAAGCCCGAGAACATCTTCCTCACGCTCGAACCCAGCGGCGAGGGCCAGCGGACGCGGGCCAAGGTGCTCGACTTCGGCATCTCCAAGATCCGCGACTCGCGCAGCGTCGTCACCGTCGAGGGTGCGATGCTCGGCACGCCGCAGTACATGGCACCCGAGCAGCTCAGCGGCCAATCGGAGCGCATCGGACCGCTGGCCGACCAGTTCGCGCTGGCCGCGATCGTCCTCGAGCTGCTGACCGGCAAGGCAACCTTCAGCGGTGAGACCCTGGCCCAGGTGGTGTACCAGGTCGCCTACGCCTCACCGCATGCGCTGACGGCGACGCTCTCGGGGACCGTGCCGGCGCCGCTCACGAGCGCCCTGCAACGCGCGCTGGCGAAGGATCCCGCGCAGCGCTTCCCCTCGATCGCCGACTTCGCGAGCGCGCTGAGCAGCGCGGCCCTAGCCGCGGCCTCGGCCGCCACCGACGCAAGCGCTGGCTCGACGCCGACGGCCATTGGCCTGCTGGCTGCGCCAAGCCTGCCGGCTCATCCCGTGGAGCTCGCCACCGCACCGACGCTCGCGACCGCGCCGCCCGCGCCCGCAGCCTTCGCCTCCGAGGGCCAGCGCCCCGCGCCTAAGGAAAGCGCGTCACCAGGCGCGCGGCCGCGCTCGCGCCGCGGCCTGCTCCTCGGCGTGCTCGTCGCGGTGGCCGCGGGCGCCGCGCTCGGCCTGCTGCTCTGGCTGCGCCCAGCCGGCCCGCCCGCGCGCACTGCCAAGGGCTCGGCCCCGGCACTCGCGCCGAGCCGCTCACGAACCCCGCCCGGCACGAGGCCGACGCCGACCGCGGCCGCGGCTCGAGCCGATGGCGGCATCGGCTCGAGCCGCGCCGACGGGTCGGCCGAGGCGCCGAGCGACGCCGGCGCCACGCGCCGCGCCACGCCGGCGCCCGCGCTGGCCACGCCGGCGCGCACGCGGACGCGAGCGACTCACCCCGCCGGCGGCGAGGCCACGCTCCCTGGCGACGTCGCCGCCGAGCTCGGCCAGGCCCAGGCGGCGCTCGAGCGCGACGATCCGCAACAGGCGTTGATGCTCGCCCGGCGCTCGCTGCTCACACGCCGGACCGATCAGGCCTTCGTGCTAATGACGCGAGCCTACTGCGTGCAGCGCAACCTCGGCCTGGCCCTGGCGATGCTGCGCAATGTCGCGCCGCGGCGCCGTCCGGCCGTGCGCGCCGCCTGCCGGCACGCGGGCCTGCCACTGCCACCCTAG
- the ligA gene encoding NAD-dependent DNA ligase LigA, with protein MPDRSLPATAPSELELRARSLAELEAAVRQHNHRYWDLAAPTISDYDFDRLVQELARRAPDAPILRELGPSPAGRHGAEVQHRSPMLSLDKCYDDRALEAWVAKFEGEILATPKLDGIAASLRYDARGELVLAATRGSGAVGEDITANVRTIAEVPPRVVRGRALEVRGELYLRKSVFAGFGEHFANPRNLAAGAIKSKDPERCRSYGLSFAPYDLLEDGQPTEHEKLAALAALGFHPVDHLLVARDGLQQAYAHFAALRERLDYEIDGVVFKADRVAEQQRLGLTAHHPRFAIAYKFQGDSRTSVLEAVSWSVARSGVITPIAHLRPVELSGAMVSRASLHHAGFIAKLGLSLDAEVLVTRRGGVIPKVERVLRPGAQRVTVPQHCPSCAGPVLQRGDFLHCAAPSHCREAVLGGLAHYCAVVDLQGFGDKLLRDGFEQGLLRSPADLYRLGRAELLRLDRVGEKLATRLLQQLAARRRLSLEIFLRALGVEELGQHVARLLAEHFAPLARVRQLTVAELLALPSVGEVIASKVVAGLQDAAALIDALLAEVVLDDSPRAAGASIGGAQREALAPAGPLVGKSFVFTGKLETFERKAAQRELGARGATTPAGVSQALDYLVVGAGDPAAAASSKLLKAQRLRAAGAKLQIVSEEEFRALLERA; from the coding sequence ATGCCGGATCGCAGCCTCCCCGCCACGGCGCCGAGCGAGCTCGAGCTGCGCGCCCGCAGCCTCGCCGAGCTCGAGGCCGCCGTGCGCCAGCATAACCACCGCTACTGGGATCTCGCCGCGCCGACCATCAGCGACTACGACTTCGATCGGCTGGTGCAGGAGCTGGCGCGCCGTGCCCCGGACGCCCCCATCTTGCGCGAGCTCGGCCCCAGCCCAGCGGGGCGTCACGGCGCAGAGGTGCAGCACCGCAGCCCGATGCTCTCGTTGGATAAATGCTACGACGACCGAGCGCTCGAGGCTTGGGTCGCGAAGTTCGAGGGCGAGATCCTGGCCACGCCCAAGCTGGACGGGATCGCCGCCAGTCTGCGCTACGATGCCCGTGGCGAGCTGGTGCTGGCCGCGACCCGGGGCAGCGGCGCCGTCGGTGAGGACATCACGGCCAACGTGCGGACGATCGCCGAGGTCCCGCCGCGCGTCGTGCGCGGCCGGGCGCTCGAGGTACGCGGCGAGCTCTATCTGCGCAAGAGCGTCTTCGCCGGCTTTGGGGAGCATTTCGCCAATCCGCGCAATCTGGCGGCCGGTGCGATCAAGAGCAAGGACCCGGAGCGCTGTCGCAGCTATGGGTTGTCCTTCGCCCCTTACGACCTGCTGGAGGACGGGCAGCCCACGGAGCACGAGAAGCTGGCTGCGCTGGCCGCGCTCGGCTTCCACCCGGTCGATCATCTGCTGGTGGCGCGCGACGGGCTGCAGCAGGCCTACGCGCACTTCGCGGCGCTGCGCGAGCGGCTCGACTACGAGATCGACGGCGTCGTCTTCAAGGCCGACCGCGTCGCCGAGCAGCAGCGGCTGGGGCTGACCGCGCATCACCCGCGTTTCGCGATCGCCTACAAGTTTCAGGGCGACTCACGGACGAGCGTGCTCGAGGCCGTGAGCTGGAGCGTCGCGCGCTCGGGGGTGATCACGCCGATCGCGCACCTCCGGCCGGTCGAGCTCTCGGGGGCCATGGTCAGCCGCGCCTCGTTGCATCACGCTGGCTTCATCGCCAAGCTCGGGCTCTCGCTCGACGCCGAGGTGCTCGTGACGCGCCGCGGCGGCGTGATTCCCAAGGTCGAGCGCGTCCTCCGTCCGGGCGCGCAGAGGGTGACGGTGCCCCAGCACTGCCCCTCCTGCGCTGGACCCGTGCTGCAGCGCGGAGACTTCCTCCACTGCGCCGCCCCGAGCCATTGCCGCGAGGCCGTGCTGGGAGGGCTGGCGCACTACTGCGCCGTCGTCGACCTCCAGGGCTTCGGTGACAAGCTGCTGCGCGACGGCTTCGAGCAAGGCCTGCTGCGCAGTCCAGCCGATCTCTATCGCCTTGGTCGGGCGGAGCTGCTGCGCCTCGATCGCGTCGGCGAGAAGCTGGCGACCCGGCTGCTGCAGCAGCTCGCGGCGCGACGGCGGCTCTCGCTCGAGATCTTCTTGCGCGCGCTCGGCGTCGAGGAGCTGGGGCAGCATGTGGCGCGCCTGCTCGCCGAACACTTCGCCCCGCTGGCGCGCGTGCGGCAGCTCACGGTCGCTGAGCTGCTGGCCCTGCCCTCTGTCGGTGAGGTGATCGCCAGCAAGGTCGTCGCTGGGCTGCAGGACGCGGCGGCGCTGATCGACGCGCTGCTCGCGGAGGTGGTGCTCGACGATTCGCCACGCGCCGCTGGCGCCAGCATCGGCGGCGCGCAGCGCGAAGCGCTGGCGCCTGCTGGGCCGCTGGTGGGCAAGAGCTTCGTCTTCACCGGCAAGCTCGAGACCTTCGAGCGCAAGGCTGCGCAGCGCGAGCTCGGGGCCCGCGGCGCGACGACACCGGCGGGCGTCAGCCAGGCGCTGGACTACCTGGTCGTCGGCGCGGGCGATCCAGCCGCAGCAGCGAGCAGCAAGCTGCTCAAGGCTCAGCGCTTGCGCGCCGCGGGCGCCAAGCTGCAGATCGTCAGCGAGGAGGAGTTCCGCGCCCTGCTCGAGCGCGCTTGA
- a CDS encoding single-stranded DNA-binding protein has product MPVTLLEAAAILRDAVGALHFGAPVAYVYNPLAYAWDNHAAYLRRWGAGPKRVVLLGMNPGPFGMVQTGIPFGDVPTVRDWLGLCEPVSRPGEAHPRRPVEGLACRRVEVSGARLWGAIRRWARTPEGFFAQAFVANYCPLAFLEDSGRNRTPEKLPLAEREALFAACDEHLRALVEALRPTHVIGVGAFAAGRARSALASAQLQVGRITHPSPANPAANRDWEATARRELCQQLGSPEADPLALT; this is encoded by the coding sequence ATGCCAGTAACCCTGCTCGAGGCTGCCGCGATCCTGCGCGATGCTGTGGGCGCGCTGCACTTCGGCGCGCCCGTGGCCTACGTCTACAACCCGCTGGCCTATGCCTGGGACAACCACGCGGCCTACCTTCGGCGCTGGGGCGCTGGGCCCAAGCGCGTGGTGTTGCTGGGGATGAATCCGGGCCCCTTCGGCATGGTGCAGACGGGCATCCCCTTCGGCGACGTGCCGACGGTCCGTGACTGGCTGGGCCTCTGCGAGCCCGTGAGTCGTCCGGGCGAGGCTCATCCCAGGCGCCCGGTCGAGGGACTCGCCTGCCGGCGCGTCGAGGTCAGCGGCGCGCGGCTTTGGGGGGCGATCAGACGCTGGGCGAGGACGCCCGAGGGCTTCTTCGCCCAGGCCTTCGTCGCCAACTACTGTCCGCTGGCCTTCCTCGAGGACTCGGGTCGAAATCGCACGCCGGAGAAGCTACCGCTGGCCGAGCGCGAAGCGCTCTTCGCCGCTTGCGACGAGCATCTGCGGGCGCTGGTCGAGGCGCTGCGGCCGACCCACGTGATCGGCGTCGGCGCCTTCGCCGCGGGACGGGCGCGCTCCGCCCTGGCCTCGGCCCAGCTGCAGGTCGGTCGGATCACCCATCCGAGCCCGGCCAACCCCGCGGCGAACCGCGACTGGGAGGCGACCGCGCGGCGCGAGCTCTGCCAGCAGCTCGGGAGTCCCGAGGCTGACCCTCTTGCGCTCACCTGA
- a CDS encoding mechanosensitive ion channel: MSQRPPAARAALVVFAGALLAPAVARAQDAPDLGTLANIVRWGGVALSVLVIAASMIALRIVGDLAARLSKRFANRRPLIQKVESTTRFVVYLVAAGICLGLSVRLDKTAMTVIGGALAFAVGFAMRDLVAAFIAGITIMFDRPFQVGDRVTYAGQYGDIIKIGLRSVRMNTLDHNIITIPNNKVLTDVTSSGNYGALEMQVAMDFYIGADQDAKLAAELVREACLTSPYIFLDQEVPVLAKQTILEDYVAVHLKARPYVFDCKYEKPFETDVHFRVLDAFRANEILPPAVLHRHVGEEGKRALSVPGPQPQRGAPAA, translated from the coding sequence ATGTCGCAACGTCCGCCAGCCGCCCGCGCCGCGCTTGTCGTCTTCGCTGGCGCCCTGCTCGCGCCGGCCGTCGCCCGCGCCCAAGACGCGCCAGACCTCGGCACGCTCGCGAACATCGTGCGCTGGGGCGGGGTCGCGCTCTCGGTGCTCGTGATCGCAGCGTCGATGATCGCGCTGCGCATCGTCGGGGACCTGGCCGCGCGGCTCAGCAAGCGCTTCGCCAACCGCCGTCCGCTAATCCAAAAGGTCGAGTCCACCACGCGCTTCGTGGTCTACCTCGTCGCGGCCGGCATCTGCCTCGGGCTGAGCGTCCGGCTCGACAAGACGGCGATGACGGTGATCGGCGGCGCGCTCGCCTTCGCGGTCGGCTTCGCCATGCGCGACCTCGTGGCCGCCTTCATCGCCGGCATCACGATCATGTTCGATCGCCCCTTCCAGGTCGGCGACCGCGTGACCTACGCCGGGCAGTACGGCGACATCATCAAGATCGGTCTGCGCAGCGTGCGGATGAACACGCTCGACCACAACATCATCACCATCCCGAACAACAAAGTCCTCACCGACGTGACCTCGAGCGGCAACTATGGCGCCCTCGAGATGCAGGTGGCGATGGACTTCTACATCGGCGCCGATCAGGACGCCAAGCTCGCTGCCGAGCTCGTACGCGAGGCCTGCCTGACGAGCCCTTACATCTTCCTCGATCAAGAGGTGCCGGTGCTCGCCAAGCAGACGATCCTCGAGGACTACGTCGCCGTGCATCTGAAGGCGCGGCCCTACGTCTTCGACTGCAAGTACGAGAAGCCCTTTGAGACCGATGTGCACTTCCGGGTGTTGGACGCCTTCCGCGCCAACGAAATCCTCCCGCCGGCTGTCCTCCACCGGCACGTTGGTGAGGAGGGCAAGCGCGCGCTGAGCGTGCCTGGCCCGCAGCCGCAGCGCGGCGCCCCCGCTGCCTGA